The genome window TTGCAGTTTTTAATGTTTCCTTGCGGTTCGGTCAAGTTTTTTGTGCATTGAACGTTTCTTTGCGTATATCCGCCTGCGCCGTTGTTGCAGGCTACGAGTCTGGTAGAAAGTTGTAAAGTGTTCTAAAATCTGTAAAGTCGCAAGCGCACCTCTGTAAACTTGTAAACTTTCGTCTCGGTTTGATGAATCAAGGATTTCCGTTCCGTGGACCCGCCTGTGACGTTGTTGCAGGCTACCCTTTGATTTAAGGATTATAACAACTCCGATTTAACATGTCAAATTATACGGGAAACCTATCCAATTTGGGAAAAAACACCACTCTATACGCTTGATTTCCATTCCGAATTTTGCTATAATAACCACAAATCGAGCAGCGGAGCATTGACGAACCGTGACAGCCCCACTTCTCCACATGCAAGCCATTACCAAAGACTTTCCCGGCGTGCGCGCCTTAGATAACGTCTCTTTTGAGGTACATCCGGGTGAAATCCATGCCCTATGTGGCGAAAACGGGGCGGGCAAATCGACGTTGATTAAGATCCTCGGCGGTGTTTACCCGTCCGGCACTTACGAGGGACGACTGCGCATCAACGGAAACGAGCAACAGTTCCATACCGTGCGTGACGCAGAACGCGCGGGAATCGCCGTCATCCATCAAGAACTGGCACTTATTCCAGAAATGACAGTCGCTGAGAACATCTATCTCGGCAAAGAACCGTGCCACTTCGGGACTATTGACAAACATCGTCTCTATCACGAAGCAGGTAAACTCCTTTCGCAGTTTGGATTGACGATACCACTCCACAAACCCGTCCATGAACTCGGTATCGGACAACAACAACTCGTAGAAATCGCGAAGGCTTTAGGGCGGAGCTTGCACGCCCATATTGAGCAGCGGCAGAGCCTGCAAGCCAACAGCGAATCGTCACGCGGCGCATTGTTACTCGTGCTGGACGAACCGACAGCCGCCTTGACCGAAAGTGAAGTAGATATCCTTCGACAGATTCTGACCCAACTCCGGGAAAAAGGTGTCGCGTGTATCTATATCACCCATAAACTCAAGGAGATTTTTCAGATTGCCGACCGAGTAACAGTGCTACGCGACGGTAAAGCAGTCGCGACGCACTCCATTAAATCATCTGACTGTACCGAAGAAGTACTCATTTCACAGATGGTCGGACGCGAACTCACCGCACTGTTTCCAAAACGACGAACGACTTCCACCGATGAAAATGGGGCACGTCAAGAAGATATAGCACTCCGGGTCGAAAACTTAAGCACCTATCCATCGGAACCCCCTCAGCTGAAAGACATCAGTTTCGAGGTGCGACGCGGGGAAATCCTCGGAATCGCAGGGTTAATGGGCGCGGGACGGACAGAATTGATTCGTACCATTTTCGGTGCTTATGAGGGTAGATGGCGTGGTGAACTCAGTATAGACGGTGTCACCGTTCAGATTCACGCCCCACTCGAGGCGATACAGCACGGAATGGCACTCGTTAGCGAAGATCGAAAACGCTACGGCCTCCTTTTGGACGTGGATGTCGTCCGCAACATGACGCTTGCGAGTCTCGGTTCATCATCAGACATCACATCGCACGGAATAATTAACGAAAACACGGCACTTGAAAAAAGCGAGCATTACGTGGATTCCCTCCAGATTAAGGCGACTTCACTGGAAGTTCCGGTGAACCACCTCAGCGGTGGAAACCAACAGAAAGTCGTTCTAGCGAAATGGTTGATGACACATCCGAAGGTGCTATTTCTCGATGAACCGACCCGCGGGATTGATGTCGGTGCGAAAGCAGAAATTCACACGTTGATGGCAAAACTCGCGCAAGAGGGTGTCGCAATTGTATTTGTATCTTCCGAACTCCCAGAAATCCTGGGTATGAGCGATCGGGTTTTAGTCTTACACGAAGGCAGAATTACGGGTGAATTCATCAACGATAATCTGACGCAAGCGAAAATTTTGCGATGTGCCGCTGGTGCCTGAAAACTCTATAACCTCATATGATATCTCAACAGCAAATGGAAAACAGAAATCAGATATTTAAAACAGAAAGCCCAGAGGAAACGCAAATCCTCGGCGAAAAACTGGGCAGGACGCTCAAGCAGGGCGATGTTATCGCGCTCGTCGGCGACCTCGGTACCGGCAAAACCTGTTTGACACAAGGTATTGCGCGCGGTGTCGGCATCGCGCCAGATGCGGTCGTCAACAGCCCATCTTATATCCTGATTAACGAATACAATGGGACCATCCCGATCTATCATATCGATCTGTACCGGCTCGAAAACAGCGCGGAGATTGCCGAACTCGGACTCAGCGAATATGTAGAAGGCGATGGAATTTGTATCGTCGAGTGGGCTGAACGAATGGCAGATTTACTACCCGATACCTGCATAAAGATACACATAACACTTGCAAACACAAACGCCTCATACAGCGGTGAAGTCCGTGAGCCAATATCACAAAACCTTGAAGATGAAAACATCCGACACATCGAAATCCAACATCCTATATCTCGATAGTGGTTCGGGCATTGGCGGTGGTCAACGCAGCCTCTTGCTCCTGCTCAATCTATTGGATAAAGGCCGGTTTACGCCTTTCGTCGGATGCCTTGGTGATAGCCCTTTCGCAGCGGAAGCAGAAAAGACAGAAGCAAGTATCGTCCCGCTGTCTCTACCCGCGGCGCACAACAAGACCGACAAGGTCCGGCGATTTACCCTCGGCGATCTCCTGGAAGACTTTCAGCAACTTGGCGTTATCCTGCAACTCCATCGAATGGTAAAACGGTATGCGATCGACCTCATTCACGCAAACTCGCTTTCGGTAGCACTGCTCGGCGGCATCGTTGCAAGGATAAACCGCATCCCCATCCTGATGCACAAACGGTATGCGACCTCCTACGGCATTTTGGATCGGATTTGCGAAAGACTTTTGCACCGCGTGATTCTGGTTTCGGAGGCAACTCGCTGGAATTTCGCCTCTACGGCAAAGCAGACGTTAATCTATAACGGTGTCGATTTAGACGCCTTTCACGCATCCCCAGAAGAGGTGGAGACCCTCCGCACAGAACTGCTTTCCGATGCATCCGACACCTCCATACTCACCGGCGTTGTGACTCGGATTACGCCGGAGAAAGGTATCCACTTTTTAGTCAGAGCCCTCGCGGAACTCAAAGGACGTTCCTCAATCACTAGCGCAGACATCAAACTTCTTATCGTCGGGGGTCCCTACTTTGAAAAAGATGTCGACTATATGAACGAACTCAAACAGACGGTCACAGATTTAGGCGTTGAAGATTCGGTCATCTTTACTGGATTTTTGTCGGATACGCGGGTGGTCACAAGTCTGCTCGACATTATGTTGGTACCGTCCATTATCCCAGAGGCGTGCCCACGCACCATCATTGAGGCGATGGCGGTCGGCACACCGGTCATCGCTACGCCGCTCGGCGGAAGCAAAGAACTCGTCACTCCCGAAACAGGGATTTTAGTGCCACCTGAAGATGTATCGGCGATTGCGGACGCTATCGCGACACTCGCGACCGATCCAGAACGCTTGAAAGCAATGGGAAAAGCCGCCTGCAATCGCGCTGCGCAGTTGTTCAGTAGTGAAAAGAACACGGCATTGACGGAGGACGTTTACACCGAACTGTTAGCAGTGCAAGGACGTACGCACAAAACGGATATTGCCTGACGGAAGGATGGAAGAAGGAGGGAAGAATGGG of Candidatus Poribacteria bacterium contains these proteins:
- the tsaE gene encoding tRNA (adenosine(37)-N6)-threonylcarbamoyltransferase complex ATPase subunit type 1 TsaE, whose product is MISQQQMENRNQIFKTESPEETQILGEKLGRTLKQGDVIALVGDLGTGKTCLTQGIARGVGIAPDAVVNSPSYILINEYNGTIPIYHIDLYRLENSAEIAELGLSEYVEGDGICIVEWAERMADLLPDTCIKIHITLANTNASYSGEVREPISQNLEDENIRHIEIQHPISR
- a CDS encoding glycosyltransferase family 4 protein — protein: MKTSDTSKSNILYLDSGSGIGGGQRSLLLLLNLLDKGRFTPFVGCLGDSPFAAEAEKTEASIVPLSLPAAHNKTDKVRRFTLGDLLEDFQQLGVILQLHRMVKRYAIDLIHANSLSVALLGGIVARINRIPILMHKRYATSYGILDRICERLLHRVILVSEATRWNFASTAKQTLIYNGVDLDAFHASPEEVETLRTELLSDASDTSILTGVVTRITPEKGIHFLVRALAELKGRSSITSADIKLLIVGGPYFEKDVDYMNELKQTVTDLGVEDSVIFTGFLSDTRVVTSLLDIMLVPSIIPEACPRTIIEAMAVGTPVIATPLGGSKELVTPETGILVPPEDVSAIADAIATLATDPERLKAMGKAACNRAAQLFSSEKNTALTEDVYTELLAVQGRTHKTDIA
- a CDS encoding ATP-binding cassette domain-containing protein, producing MTAPLLHMQAITKDFPGVRALDNVSFEVHPGEIHALCGENGAGKSTLIKILGGVYPSGTYEGRLRINGNEQQFHTVRDAERAGIAVIHQELALIPEMTVAENIYLGKEPCHFGTIDKHRLYHEAGKLLSQFGLTIPLHKPVHELGIGQQQLVEIAKALGRSLHAHIEQRQSLQANSESSRGALLLVLDEPTAALTESEVDILRQILTQLREKGVACIYITHKLKEIFQIADRVTVLRDGKAVATHSIKSSDCTEEVLISQMVGRELTALFPKRRTTSTDENGARQEDIALRVENLSTYPSEPPQLKDISFEVRRGEILGIAGLMGAGRTELIRTIFGAYEGRWRGELSIDGVTVQIHAPLEAIQHGMALVSEDRKRYGLLLDVDVVRNMTLASLGSSSDITSHGIINENTALEKSEHYVDSLQIKATSLEVPVNHLSGGNQQKVVLAKWLMTHPKVLFLDEPTRGIDVGAKAEIHTLMAKLAQEGVAIVFVSSELPEILGMSDRVLVLHEGRITGEFINDNLTQAKILRCAAGA